The DNA segment TTTGTTGACCCCAAAGATATAATACAGAAAACTGGATTAGCATTCCCGCACACAGCTCACTGTCTTGCTTCAGGTGAGATCATGGTGTCGTGTCTTGGAGATAAAGATGGAAAGGCCGAAGGAAATGGATTTCTTCTGCTCGACTCGGACTTCAATGTCAAAGGAAGGTACCTTTGTTATGATTCGTGCCCTAAATATAGACttagtatttcatattttcattGGCATTTCTTCAAACTTTATAGATTCACATCAATGGTCTGGAAACTAAAGATCGTAAATTAGTAAATGACTTCCATTTCTTCATGATAGGTGGGAGAAGCCAGGTCACAGCCCCCTTTTCGGCTACGATTTCTGGTACCAACCTCGGCATAAGACCATGATCAGCACTTCATGGGGAGCCCCTGCTGCCTTCACCAAAGGTTTTGACCTTCAGCACGTTTCGGATGGTCATTATGGAAGACATTTGCATGTATATAGTTGGCCTGAGGGTGAGTTGAAACAGACTTTAGACCTTGGAAATTCCGGTCTCTTGCCTTTGGAGGTATATTACATTTTATTGTTATCTGCGGTTGTGTGTTATAATTTTCTCCGTTGAATTTTTTCTCGACTCACGTGATGCCGTACTTGAATTCAGATTAGGTTCTTGCATGATCCGGCTAAAGATACCGGATTCGTGGGATGTGCTTTAACAAGCAACATGGTCAGATTTTTCAAGAATTCGGATGGGTCATGGAGCCACGAGGTGCGTCAAATgactcttttttcttttttcttttttttcagtCTCACGTTTAATGATTTAAAGTGAAGAGAATTCAATGCATTAATCTAAGCTTGTCTATTGCAGTTATCAGCATCAGTGAAGCCTCTGAAGGTGGAGAACTGGATTCTACCTGAAATGCCTGGACTTATCACTGATTTTCTGATATCTCTCGACGACCGATTTCTCTACTTGGCTAATTGGCTTCACGGTGATATTCGACAATATAATATTGAAGATCCCGCGAATCCTCGACTGACTGGCCAAGTATGGGTTGGAGGTTCGATTCGAAAAGGAAGTAACGTCGTTGCTGTGGCAGAAGATAGCACTACATACCAGATTGATGTACCTGATATTCAGGTACTAATCATTTTTCCAAACCAAGTAGTAACTGGCTTGTGTTATTGGGTATTCCATTTTCAGTGATAATTAAAAAGCTAAATTTCAGGATTCATTCGATAAGTCTGAAAGCCTTTTTTAAGTCTAATGTATATGACAACATCTACACTCATAATGATGTCTGATGATAAAAAGCACCTCTTTCGAAAACTGTTTCGTGATCAATCATCAATGGAGGAGTTGAATTAgttgtttctttttctttttggcAATCCAGGGACATCAACTAAGAGGAGGACCTCAAATGATACAGCTGAGTTTAGATGGGAAACGTCTCTACGCAACGAATTCGCTCTTCAGCACATGGGACAAACAATTCTACCCTGATCTTACGGAGAAAGGTTCCCACATGCTGCAAATTGATGTAAACTCTGATGAGGGTGGGCTTACCATCAACCCGAATTTCATCGTGGATTTCGGATCTGAACCTGACGGCCCTTCTTTGGCGCACGAAATGAGATATCCCGGGGGAGACTGCACTTCCGATATTTGGATTTAACTCTGATATGGCTAGCTATAACGTGCGTTTGACAAAACGTAGTCATAAATTTATATAAACTTAGCATAAGATGTGTTGTTATACACATTATACATTATGTTCTTGTTTATTTAACTTGGATACAGAATTTGCAACTttgatgaaattttattttggagATTAACTGTATCCCTTTCGTATAGAACCTTTACAAGAGCGCTGGAATCGCAATAACAGACCGATATTTGAATCTGGTTGAAAGTGGCGATTCAGCTAGTTTAGATGTACAAAACTTTAAGCCATAAAAAACAAATATTAAGCTCAAAAGTTTCTTTGTTCGAGGTCACCACGCAAGGCCTAGACCTCAtcggaaacattaaggaagcaGGAATGCTAATCTTAAATCAAGCACAGCCAGTGAGTCGAGAAAAAATGCGACAACAGGCTCGAAAATTCTTTTGACAAGAAGATTTCATGTCTAATAATTATCTCCAAAATCCAAGATCACCAAAAGTCCTTACAAGAGCACACGCCATTCTGGAAATGATGGAATCTGCTGGCATCTCTGACAACAATTTCTCTACCCACGATGCTGCATATGAACTTCAAAACCGTGTGACAATCTCCACAAACTCGAAGGTTTTTGATAATCCGTATTGAGGTTCCAGGCACAGACTTGAGCAGACCATAGGCGACAGCCACTCTCTCACTGTGCCAAAAGAGTTGCCTTTCCTTCTCTTGCTTTTCCATATCATGCAAAACCACAGAAGTATCTGGCTCATAGCCTCGTTTTCTCATTTCTGAATCCAACTCTTTGAGTAAACTGAATATCTCATCTTTCATGGGATGCATCGCTTCACCAGCATAGAAAACTTCATCCTCTTTCCCCAAGTCGACACGACTGTACCCTGGTTTCTTTTTTGATTCCATAGCACCCATATATTTTCGCATGGTAGCAACATTGTCCCACATAGCAGCACGGGCAAAAATGTTGGACATCAATATACATGTTGAGGTATTTTTGGGTCCACGTTTGAGTAAATCATTCGCTATCCTAACCCCTAGTTCTTTTTTCCCAGTTTGAGTGCAAGAACTTAACAAAGCGGCATACGCAGCTGCATCAGGTTCAAATGGCATTGATTTAAGCACATTCTCAGCCTCTTCAAGGTGTCCTGATCTACCATAAAGATCCACCAAGCACGTATAATGCTGAAGAGATGGACTTAATCCATATTCCACCACCATAGAATCAAAAAGTTGTCGGCCTCTTTCGACTAGCCCAACATGACTACAGGCGTAAATGAGCCCAACAAATGTTACTTCATTTGGTTTCAAACCGACCAAAGTCATCTCGTCGTACAATGAGAGTGCTTCTTTGGCACGACCATGCTGTGCCATTCCAACAATTATAGAGGTCCAAGAAACAACATCTCTCTTCCTCATTTCAATAAAAATCTTCTCTGCAGATAAAATATCACTTAGTTTAGCGTACATATCAATCAAAGCATTATTGACATACAAGCTTGACTCATACCCGAGACCGATCACTAATTTATGAATTTGTTTTCCAACCTCCAATG comes from the Henckelia pumila isolate YLH828 chromosome 1, ASM3356847v2, whole genome shotgun sequence genome and includes:
- the LOC140879410 gene encoding selenium-binding protein 1-like, with amino-acid sequence MATDMVVLQHATVDNGCCKKGPGYASPLEAMSGPREALIYVTCIYTGTGRNKPDYLATVDVDPSSPTYSKVIHRLPMPFIGDELHHTGWNSCSSCHGDASSARRFLVLPSLVSGRIYAVDTLKDPRAPSLHKFVDPKDIIQKTGLAFPHTAHCLASGEIMVSCLGDKDGKAEGNGFLLLDSDFNVKGRWEKPGHSPLFGYDFWYQPRHKTMISTSWGAPAAFTKGFDLQHVSDGHYGRHLHVYSWPEGELKQTLDLGNSGLLPLEIRFLHDPAKDTGFVGCALTSNMVRFFKNSDGSWSHELSASVKPLKVENWILPEMPGLITDFLISLDDRFLYLANWLHGDIRQYNIEDPANPRLTGQVWVGGSIRKGSNVVAVAEDSTTYQIDVPDIQGHQLRGGPQMIQLSLDGKRLYATNSLFSTWDKQFYPDLTEKGSHMLQIDVNSDEGGLTINPNFIVDFGSEPDGPSLAHEMRYPGGDCTSDIWI
- the LOC140879402 gene encoding pentatricopeptide repeat-containing protein At4g14050, mitochondrial, which codes for MHHFQRLIIELKRCDKLQLRIQAKIFHAHVIKCGLGVNGPFYSNTVMDCYGKSGHLKDAVQLFEEMPRRDLASWASIFTAYNQANLCRNTLSLFSSMLSLDGFQPDHFIFASLVKACACLAFSKLGLQLHAQFVVSPFSDDDVVKSALVDFYAKCGMVDTASRVFDSILLKSLVSWTCLMYGYARVGNKIKLAELLGHMPRKNLYSWTALISGLVQSGHLDDAFRLFDEMRRELVGIEEPFVISSLIAGSASSATLEVGKQIHKLVIGLGYESSLYVNNALIDMYAKLSDILSAEKIFIEMRKRDVVSWTSIIVGMAQHGRAKEALSLYDEMTLVGLKPNEVTFVGLIYACSHVGLVERGRQLFDSMVVEYGLSPSLQHYTCLVDLYGRSGHLEEAENVLKSMPFEPDAAAYAALLSSCTQTGKKELGVRIANDLLKRGPKNTSTCILMSNIFARAAMWDNVATMRKYMGAMESKKKPGYSRVDLGKEDEVFYAGEAMHPMKDEIFSLLKELDSEMRKRGYEPDTSVVLHDMEKQEKERQLFWHSERVAVAYGLLKSVPGTSIRIIKNLRVCGDCHTVLKFICSIVGREIVVRDASRFHHFQNGVCSCKDFW